From the genome of Hyalangium gracile, one region includes:
- the scpB gene encoding SMC-Scp complex subunit ScpB translates to MTTGRNPTDETTEAPAPGTPGGPGPFSEEEIAAVTGPGGDSDLDELEAAAIEEDTGPDLETSFEKLVAKSKKLSEDRIRTVLQSVLFVADKPLTVDQLFESTGIERELIAKALDQISGIHRDGVNGIVLHEVAGGWQFRTDPHSAEYVRRYLRVKPQRLTRAAVETLAIIAYRQPVTRPEVEEIRGVDCGAVIKALMDRKLVKILGKKEEVGRPILYGTTREFLEFFALKDLSSLPTLREFHELTQEHQEIVEKESSAAPKVSGTVEALADPGFQKRLDKSAAASEAALEELEEAITAADKSQKAAAGLLTNTPPQTPEGGAAGPKPE, encoded by the coding sequence GTGACTACCGGTAGGAACCCCACCGACGAGACGACCGAGGCCCCCGCTCCCGGCACCCCCGGTGGCCCGGGGCCCTTCTCCGAGGAGGAGATCGCCGCCGTGACGGGGCCGGGCGGCGACAGCGATCTGGACGAGCTGGAGGCCGCCGCCATCGAGGAGGACACCGGGCCGGACCTGGAGACCTCCTTCGAGAAGCTGGTCGCCAAGAGCAAGAAGCTCTCCGAGGACCGCATCCGCACGGTGCTGCAGAGCGTGCTCTTCGTGGCGGACAAGCCGCTCACGGTGGATCAGCTCTTCGAGTCCACGGGCATCGAGCGCGAGCTGATCGCCAAGGCGCTCGATCAGATCTCCGGCATCCACCGGGACGGGGTGAACGGCATCGTCCTGCACGAGGTGGCGGGCGGGTGGCAGTTCCGCACGGATCCGCACTCGGCGGAGTACGTGCGGCGCTACCTGCGCGTGAAGCCGCAGCGGCTCACCCGGGCGGCGGTGGAGACGCTGGCCATCATCGCCTACCGCCAGCCGGTGACGCGCCCGGAGGTGGAGGAGATCCGCGGCGTGGACTGCGGCGCCGTCATCAAGGCGCTGATGGATCGCAAGCTGGTGAAGATCCTGGGCAAGAAGGAGGAGGTGGGGCGCCCCATCCTCTATGGCACCACGCGCGAGTTCCTGGAGTTCTTCGCGCTCAAGGATCTGTCCTCCCTGCCCACGCTGCGCGAGTTCCACGAGCTGACGCAGGAGCACCAGGAGATTGTCGAGAAGGAATCCTCGGCGGCGCCCAAGGTGTCCGGGACGGTGGAGGCCCTGGCGGATCCAGGCTTCCAGAAGCGCCTGGACAAGAGCGCCGCGGCCTCGGAGGCCGCGCTGGAGGAGTTGGAGGAGGCCATCACGGCCGCCGA
- a CDS encoding segregation and condensation protein A: MTEARRTPPEEGSSDAEVPRSPGDAFRIALPNFEGPLDLLLHLIREHRVDIFDIPLALIVEKYLEYLQKMRELNLDIAGEFLVMASTLAHLKSRMLLPRQDAAAPVEATEATLEETGDPRAELVRRLLEYQKYKDSAEQLAKQDLLGRDVFTRNVPAEAVPIPEEEVGLQEFSVLKLIEALDRVLERLAPKPQHEVVRERLTLSEATLRVVERVRGQERVTFASLFPEGSTRQEIVITFLAILEMVKRRLIRVFQEEPLKDIFLMPNGDALERLVPTEVDDSDYR, from the coding sequence GTGACCGAGGCCCGCCGCACGCCGCCCGAGGAGGGCTCCAGCGATGCCGAGGTGCCCCGCTCGCCAGGGGACGCCTTCCGTATTGCTCTGCCCAATTTCGAGGGCCCGCTGGATCTGCTGCTGCACCTGATCCGCGAGCACCGCGTCGACATCTTCGACATCCCGCTGGCGCTCATCGTCGAGAAGTACCTGGAGTACCTGCAGAAGATGCGGGAGCTGAACCTGGACATCGCCGGCGAGTTCCTGGTGATGGCCTCCACGCTGGCGCACCTCAAGAGCCGCATGCTGCTGCCGCGCCAGGACGCCGCGGCCCCCGTCGAGGCCACCGAGGCGACGCTGGAGGAGACGGGCGATCCGCGCGCGGAGCTGGTGCGGCGGCTGCTCGAGTACCAGAAGTACAAGGACTCCGCGGAGCAGCTGGCCAAGCAGGATCTGCTCGGGCGGGACGTGTTCACCCGCAACGTGCCGGCGGAGGCGGTGCCCATCCCCGAGGAGGAGGTGGGGCTGCAGGAGTTCTCCGTCCTCAAGCTCATCGAGGCGCTGGACCGGGTGCTCGAGCGCCTGGCCCCCAAGCCGCAGCACGAGGTGGTGCGCGAGCGGCTGACGCTCTCGGAGGCCACCCTGCGCGTGGTCGAGCGCGTGCGAGGGCAGGAGCGGGTGACGTTCGCCAGCCTGTTCCCGGAGGGCAGCACGCGCCAGGAGATCGTCATTACGTTCCTGGCAATCCTGGAGATGGTAAAGCGCCGCCTGATTCGCGTCTTCCAGGAGGAGCCTCTCAAGGACATCTTCCTGATGCCCAATGGGGACGCGCTCGAGCGGCTGGTCCCCACGGAGGTGGACGACAGTGACTACCGGTAG